One Paenisporosarcina sp. FSL H8-0542 genomic region harbors:
- a CDS encoding Rrf2 family transcriptional regulator yields the protein MSISSRFSVGIHILALLEFNKEGICSSEFLASSVNTNPALIRKITGMLKKTGLIEVHPGIAGAKLAKKLNDITLLDIYKAVNVVQDKELFSVHDKPNPECPVGRNIQDTIEPLLSAAQFAMEKVLGSVTLGDVVNDITNKENMIY from the coding sequence ATGTCCATCAGTAGTAGATTTTCTGTTGGAATTCATATATTAGCTTTACTTGAATTTAATAAGGAAGGGATATGCTCATCGGAGTTTTTAGCTTCAAGCGTAAACACGAATCCCGCTTTAATTAGAAAAATTACAGGAATGCTAAAAAAAACAGGATTAATAGAAGTTCATCCTGGTATCGCAGGAGCTAAACTTGCAAAGAAACTAAATGATATTACACTGCTTGACATCTATAAGGCAGTTAATGTTGTACAGGATAAAGAGTTGTTTAGCGTACATGACAAACCAAATCCAGAATGTCCAGTAGGAAGAAACATCCAAGATACAATTGAACCCTTACTTTCAGCTGCTCAATTTGCCATGGAGAAGGTTTTGGGGAGTGTAACTCTAGGTGATGTTGTAAATGATATTACTAATAAAGAAAATATGATTTATTAG
- the ppsA gene encoding phosphoenolpyruvate synthase produces the protein MKRYVLEFREIDKTKQTVVGGKGMNLGECSRIEGILVPKGFCVTTEAYKRVIGKNEKLHQLLDKLAVLKVDEREKISLISKKIRELIEGSEIEKEIEEDVDRCLLTFGYEQAYAVRSSATAEDLPYASFAGQHDTYLNITGKEGILRHIRKCWASLFTDRAVVYRMQNGFDHNQVYLSVVVQQMVFPQASGILFTADPVTSNRKLLSIDASFGLGEALVSGLVSADCYKVQEDKIVDKMIATKKLAIYGLKEGGTETQQIDPDQQKTQTLTEQQILQLARTGRQIEAYFGCPQDIEWCLVDDTFYIVQSRPITTLFPIPEANDQENHVYVSVGHQQMMTDPLKPLGMSIFQLTSFGPRFKAGGRLFVDITHKLASPVSREILLDTLGQSDPLIKDALITIIERGDFIKSLPNDKKELSPSKSNKGMSSAGFQAQIENDPTIVSDLIKSSQTSIEELKQVIQTKSGSDLFDFILEDIQQLKKILFDPQSLGVIMAAMDASSWINANMNKWLGEKNVADTLSQSVPNNITSEMGLALLDVADVIRPYPEVIDYLQLVKDDTFLDELVKFNGGQETQDAIYDYLSKYGMRCTGEIDITKTRWSEKPTTLVPMILNNIKNFEPNASNRKFEQGRQEALKKEQELLDRLKQLPDGEQKAKETKRMIDLIRNFIGYREYPKYGMVNRYFFYKQALLKEAEQLVQAIVIHEKEDIYYLTIEELHEVVRTNKLDYQIISERKDEYKLYEKLTPPRVIKSDGEIIVGEYKRENLPAEAIVGLPVSSGVIEGRARVIINMEDANLGDGDILVTSFTDPSWTPLFVSIKGLVTEVGGLMTHGAVIAREYGLPAIVGVENATNMIKDGQRIRVNGTEGYIEIL, from the coding sequence ATGAAACGATATGTACTAGAGTTTCGTGAGATCGATAAAACGAAACAAACGGTGGTCGGCGGCAAAGGGATGAATTTGGGAGAATGTTCGAGGATTGAAGGAATACTTGTACCAAAGGGATTTTGTGTTACTACAGAGGCATATAAAAGAGTCATCGGAAAAAATGAGAAGCTTCATCAACTACTGGATAAATTGGCCGTTCTAAAAGTGGACGAACGGGAAAAAATTAGTTTGATTAGCAAGAAGATTCGTGAGCTGATTGAGGGAAGCGAAATCGAGAAGGAGATCGAAGAAGATGTCGATCGATGTCTCTTAACTTTTGGCTATGAGCAAGCTTATGCTGTGCGTTCCAGTGCCACGGCAGAAGATTTGCCATATGCCTCTTTTGCCGGCCAGCATGACACCTATTTAAATATCACCGGTAAAGAAGGCATTTTGCGGCACATCCGAAAATGCTGGGCTTCCCTATTTACGGATCGTGCAGTGGTTTACCGCATGCAAAACGGTTTTGACCACAACCAAGTGTATTTATCCGTTGTTGTCCAACAGATGGTGTTCCCACAGGCTTCTGGAATTTTATTTACTGCAGATCCCGTTACTTCCAATCGGAAGTTGCTATCAATCGATGCTAGTTTTGGGCTGGGTGAGGCACTTGTCTCTGGTTTGGTATCTGCGGATTGCTATAAGGTGCAAGAAGATAAAATCGTCGATAAGATGATAGCAACCAAAAAATTGGCTATCTATGGACTAAAAGAAGGCGGAACAGAGACACAGCAGATCGATCCTGATCAGCAAAAGACTCAAACACTTACTGAACAACAAATTTTACAACTAGCACGCACAGGAAGACAGATCGAAGCTTATTTTGGTTGCCCACAAGATATCGAATGGTGTTTGGTTGATGATACATTTTATATTGTCCAGAGCCGGCCAATCACTACTTTATTCCCGATTCCTGAAGCAAATGATCAAGAAAATCACGTTTACGTATCTGTCGGTCATCAACAAATGATGACCGACCCCTTGAAACCATTGGGAATGTCTATATTCCAGTTAACATCTTTTGGACCAAGGTTTAAAGCTGGTGGAAGGTTGTTTGTTGATATCACACATAAACTAGCTTCACCTGTTAGCAGAGAAATTTTATTAGATACCCTGGGACAATCCGATCCGCTCATAAAAGACGCACTTATTACCATAATAGAGCGAGGAGATTTTATAAAATCGTTACCAAATGATAAAAAAGAACTGAGTCCCAGTAAAAGCAATAAAGGTATGTCGTCTGCGGGTTTTCAAGCACAAATCGAAAACGATCCGACAATCGTTTCTGATTTGATTAAGAGTAGTCAAACATCGATAGAAGAGTTAAAACAAGTCATCCAAACGAAATCAGGATCCGATTTATTTGATTTTATTCTAGAAGATATCCAGCAATTAAAGAAGATTTTATTTGACCCACAAAGTTTGGGTGTGATTATGGCTGCTATGGATGCTTCATCATGGATTAATGCAAATATGAACAAGTGGTTAGGTGAAAAAAACGTAGCAGATACGCTTTCTCAATCTGTACCAAACAACATTACTTCGGAAATGGGTCTGGCGCTATTGGATGTCGCAGATGTGATTCGTCCTTATCCAGAAGTAATTGATTATTTGCAACTTGTAAAAGATGATACCTTTTTGGATGAACTGGTTAAGTTTAATGGTGGACAGGAAACCCAAGACGCTATCTATGATTATCTCAGCAAATACGGAATGCGATGTACCGGAGAAATCGATATTACTAAAACTCGTTGGAGCGAAAAACCAACTACACTTGTCCCCATGATTCTCAATAACATCAAAAACTTTGAGCCTAATGCTAGCAATCGGAAATTTGAGCAAGGGCGACAGGAAGCTTTGAAAAAAGAACAAGAGTTATTAGATCGATTGAAGCAATTACCGGATGGTGAACAAAAAGCCAAAGAAACAAAACGAATGATCGACCTAATCCGGAATTTCATCGGTTATAGGGAATATCCAAAATACGGCATGGTTAATCGCTACTTCTTTTATAAGCAGGCTTTACTGAAAGAAGCCGAACAACTCGTACAAGCCATCGTTATTCATGAAAAAGAAGATATATACTATCTCACTATTGAAGAACTTCACGAAGTCGTTCGCACAAATAAACTAGATTACCAGATCATCAGCGAACGAAAAGACGAGTACAAATTATATGAAAAACTAACTCCACCACGTGTTATTAAGTCTGATGGTGAAATCATTGTAGGTGAGTACAAACGAGAAAATCTCCCTGCCGAAGCTATTGTAGGTCTACCTGTTTCTTCCGGAGTTATAGAGGGACGAGCACGTGTCATCATAAACATGGAAGATGCTAATCTAGGAGATGGAGATATATTAGTCACCTCCTTTACTGACCCTAGCTGGACACCATTGTTTGTATCCATAAAAGGCCTAGTGACCGAAGTTGGAGGATTGATGACCCATGGAGCAGTTATCGCACGTGAATATGGCTTGCCAGCAATTGTCGGGGTGGAAAATGCTACCAATATGATAAAAGATGGGCAACGTATTCGAGTAAATGGAACAGAAGGGTATATAGAAATACTATAA
- a CDS encoding putative protein N(5)-glutamine methyltransferase translates to MDDETKSIITRLRTAGCVFAEDEARLFFSEARTPAEFATMVERRINGLPLEYVLGWAEFCGIRIAVDPGVFVPRRRTEFLVRQAAALVTQGAIVVDLCCGTGAVGLALAVAMEGIELYAADIDPAAVRCARRNVTSVGGHVYEGDLYEPLPATLRGRVNVLVANAPYVPTEAIVLLPQEARIHEARVALDGGADGLDVQRRVAAEATLWLAPGGHLLVETSERQALLTVEIFAQNGLITQVAYYDELDATVVIGTRPNL, encoded by the coding sequence ATGGACGATGAAACAAAAAGTATAATAACCAGGCTTCGGACAGCCGGTTGTGTATTCGCAGAAGATGAGGCACGGTTGTTTTTCTCTGAGGCAAGGACGCCGGCTGAATTTGCCACCATGGTGGAACGACGAATAAACGGCTTGCCCCTTGAATACGTCTTAGGGTGGGCTGAATTCTGCGGTATCCGGATAGCGGTGGACCCGGGAGTATTCGTACCCCGCCGTCGCACTGAGTTTTTAGTCCGCCAAGCAGCAGCTCTCGTAACACAAGGCGCCATTGTGGTTGACCTGTGCTGCGGCACAGGCGCGGTGGGTTTAGCGCTGGCCGTAGCTATGGAAGGAATCGAGTTGTACGCCGCTGACATTGATCCAGCCGCGGTGCGGTGCGCCCGCCGAAACGTAACTTCCGTCGGAGGGCACGTGTATGAAGGAGACCTCTATGAGCCGCTGCCAGCCACATTACGGGGCCGTGTCAACGTCCTGGTCGCAAACGCACCCTACGTCCCTACCGAAGCGATCGTGCTGTTACCCCAGGAGGCCCGCATACATGAGGCGCGGGTGGCACTCGACGGGGGTGCGGACGGGCTTGACGTCCAGCGGCGAGTAGCTGCTGAGGCAACACTCTGGCTTGCGCCGGGCGGTCATCTGCTGGTTGAGACTAGCGAGAGACAGGCACTGTTGACCGTCGAGATTTTTGCTCAAAACGGGCTAATAACACAGGTGGCATATTACGACGAACTTGACGCTACAGTCGTCATTGGAACCAGGCCCAACCTATGA
- a CDS encoding DUF3953 domain-containing protein produces MKIIRIILGIIVIALSSYSLISRNFELMPFMMLFLGAFMLVTGLFELQKDRKRFEGYMFIIVSLFIFFVSIQGFLLN; encoded by the coding sequence ATGAAAATAATAAGAATTATATTAGGAATAATTGTTATTGCTTTATCCAGTTATAGTTTAATAAGTAGAAACTTTGAGTTGATGCCGTTTATGATGTTGTTCTTAGGTGCGTTTATGTTGGTAACAGGATTATTCGAACTTCAGAAAGACAGAAAGAGATTTGAAGGGTATATGTTCATTATTGTTTCTTTATTTATTTTCTTTGTTTCCATACAGGGTTTCTTATTGAACTAA